A single genomic interval of Parvularcula marina harbors:
- a CDS encoding LPS-assembly protein LptD codes for MAASRGVIAFCLLGAGSAAAATVAVQDIVVTDREDKDSVLFTADTISRLDETSPVEAKGNVRAFFGEQSLMADQVTYNPVTDIVTATGNVVIYDADGQIYFAEAVELTGDLRDGIATNFGALIAEENRLVGSSVVRRSTGVNTIEDGAFTACKVCREDGSDKIPTWEVKAVRVTQDKNEQMIRFHHATIKAFGVPVFYTPYFEFPDPSVKRKSGFLAPSIGNSSRAGFEIELPYYWAISDYQDVTFSPRYTEELGTLWKGEYRINTHDGGLIVQAGIIDPEGVVRNNSGQIVVVSEQSQSQLNSYMNNAYGDVGPRFHVFAKGYREFDGGWTARFDIDHVSDKTYLRTYDIEPEDELREAIDILQPDRLENVVSFTKLTDDTYTDISTIMFQSLRGADDNDFNAHALPRIRHERRYEMPVLGGDVTFGGNFLMLNREEGLDSMRAIAKATYDKVHTTKHGHRLRGFAELRGDAYRYRDSDLGVQACRNDGRTSNVNGMIVDNYDLCREFLPRDGTDDGYSVTRFLPTAGLEWSFPLAKFTGNASYIIEPRIQLVASPQEDFTDDIFNEDSAFFEFDAITLFDWNKSTGFDQWEDGQRMNMGIAASANYTNGLNISGAFGQQLRTEDSLQFDEDTGLGDTNSDYVGEINAGYGRVFSMTNRFRIDDEDGTLRRLETALRGRAGPFSTGVRYVRTEAFEEINDQRDENLTVSAFYKITDRWTTGGIWREDLDEGRTTTQQWTIQYSDDCTIFSLDYRRDNRLADGLEDNESLTFNVDVIGF; via the coding sequence ATGGCCGCATCGCGCGGAGTAATTGCATTCTGTCTGCTCGGTGCGGGAAGTGCCGCGGCCGCGACGGTTGCTGTTCAGGATATTGTCGTCACCGACCGCGAAGACAAGGACAGCGTCCTCTTCACCGCCGATACGATCAGCCGTCTGGATGAGACTTCACCCGTCGAAGCCAAAGGTAATGTTCGCGCCTTTTTCGGCGAGCAGTCCCTGATGGCCGATCAGGTCACCTATAATCCAGTTACCGATATCGTCACTGCCACCGGCAATGTCGTTATCTATGACGCGGATGGTCAGATCTATTTTGCCGAAGCTGTCGAGCTGACTGGGGATCTCCGCGACGGGATCGCCACCAATTTCGGTGCCCTCATTGCTGAAGAAAACCGTCTTGTCGGCTCTTCCGTCGTGCGCCGCTCAACCGGTGTGAACACGATCGAGGATGGCGCCTTCACCGCCTGCAAGGTCTGCCGCGAAGATGGCTCTGACAAGATCCCGACATGGGAAGTCAAAGCTGTCCGCGTCACGCAGGACAAGAATGAGCAGATGATCCGGTTCCACCACGCCACCATCAAGGCGTTCGGGGTTCCGGTCTTCTATACCCCCTATTTCGAATTCCCCGACCCCAGCGTGAAACGCAAATCGGGTTTCCTTGCGCCAAGCATCGGGAACTCATCCCGCGCCGGGTTTGAGATCGAACTGCCCTATTACTGGGCGATCTCTGACTATCAGGATGTCACCTTCTCGCCGCGCTACACCGAAGAACTCGGCACGCTGTGGAAGGGCGAGTACCGGATCAACACGCATGATGGCGGGCTGATCGTTCAGGCCGGGATCATCGACCCTGAAGGCGTGGTACGGAACAATTCCGGCCAGATCGTCGTCGTCTCCGAGCAGAGCCAGTCCCAGCTCAATAGCTACATGAATAACGCTTACGGCGATGTCGGCCCACGCTTTCATGTCTTTGCCAAGGGGTATCGGGAATTTGATGGCGGCTGGACGGCCCGCTTCGATATCGATCATGTCTCTGACAAGACCTATCTGCGGACCTATGACATCGAGCCCGAGGATGAGCTGCGCGAAGCCATCGACATCCTCCAGCCTGACCGCCTTGAGAACGTTGTCAGCTTCACCAAGCTGACCGATGATACCTATACGGATATCTCAACCATTATGTTCCAGTCGCTGCGCGGCGCGGACGATAATGACTTCAACGCCCATGCCTTGCCCCGCATCCGCCATGAGCGCCGTTACGAGATGCCGGTGCTGGGTGGTGATGTGACCTTCGGCGGCAACTTCCTGATGCTGAACCGGGAAGAAGGCCTCGACAGTATGCGGGCCATCGCCAAAGCGACCTATGACAAGGTACATACGACAAAGCATGGCCACCGCCTTCGCGGCTTTGCCGAACTTCGTGGGGACGCCTATCGCTACCGGGATTCAGACCTGGGCGTTCAGGCCTGCCGCAATGACGGCCGGACATCGAACGTCAATGGCATGATCGTTGACAATTATGATCTGTGTCGGGAATTCCTGCCGCGGGACGGCACGGATGATGGCTATAGCGTCACCCGCTTCTTGCCGACCGCCGGTCTTGAATGGTCTTTCCCGCTTGCCAAATTCACCGGCAATGCCAGCTATATTATCGAGCCGCGCATCCAGCTGGTCGCAAGCCCGCAGGAAGATTTCACCGACGACATCTTCAATGAGGACTCGGCCTTCTTCGAGTTCGATGCGATCACCCTCTTTGACTGGAACAAGTCCACCGGTTTCGATCAGTGGGAAGATGGCCAGCGCATGAATATGGGCATCGCCGCGAGTGCCAATTACACGAACGGCCTGAACATCTCCGGCGCCTTCGGCCAGCAGCTTCGCACCGAAGACAGCCTGCAGTTTGATGAGGACACAGGCCTCGGCGATACCAATTCGGATTATGTCGGTGAGATCAATGCCGGTTACGGCCGGGTCTTCTCGATGACCAACCGGTTCCGCATTGATGATGAGGACGGCACGCTGCGGCGTCTTGAAACCGCGCTGCGTGGCCGGGCCGGCCCCTTCTCGACCGGTGTCCGCTATGTGCGCACCGAAGCCTTCGAGGAAATCAACGACCAGCGGGACGAAAACCTGACCGTCAGCGCCTTCTACAAGATCACCGACCGGTGGACGACTGGCGGCATCTGGCGTGAGGATCTCGACGAGGGCCGGACCACGACCCAGCAATGGACAATCCAATATTCGGACGACTGTACCATTTTCAGTCTCGATTATCGCCGGGATAACCGTCTCGCGGATGGTCTTGAGGACAATGAAAGCCTCACTTTCAATGTCGACGTGATCGGCTTCTAG
- a CDS encoding leucyl aminopeptidase, which produces MNISFSADLPDTGFILIPVLKDHLDSKILKDVDARTDGAVMRAARVAEFTGKPGEALTVPAPQGLADAIIVLLGLGDASDLTAKDAHGLGGKAAAQVIGKTTTAALLIDGLEIGGLKGEALAVAAGTGALLRNYDFDLYRKKTAKKDKKVLSSFAIIGSGLEKASEKMDAEKAVVEGVFFARDLVTEPPNVLHPESYAERCRELEKLGVKVTILDEADMAKLGMNTLLGVGQGSTKGSRLAVMEWKGGGDEAPLAFIGKGVTFDTGGISLKPGDGMWDMKFDMGGSAAVVGAMMALAGRKAKANVVGLVGLVENMPDGDAQRPADVVTSMSGQTVEVLNTDAEGRLVLADVLTYAQKFHKPRAMVDLATLTGAIIISLAHEYGGLFTKDDAFAESLLSSAKTAGEELWRMPLGKAHDEMIKSDIADMKNIGGREGGSSSAAAFLARFVEDDIPWAHLDIAGTAWATKDADVWPKGATGYGVRLLDQFVRDGYEG; this is translated from the coding sequence ATGAATATCAGCTTCTCCGCGGACCTGCCCGACACCGGATTTATCCTCATTCCGGTCCTGAAAGACCATCTCGACAGCAAAATCCTGAAGGATGTGGATGCGCGAACCGACGGGGCGGTCATGCGGGCCGCGCGCGTCGCTGAGTTCACGGGCAAGCCCGGCGAGGCACTGACGGTCCCGGCGCCGCAAGGCCTTGCCGATGCGATCATCGTCCTTCTCGGCCTCGGCGATGCGAGTGATCTCACCGCAAAAGACGCGCATGGGCTGGGGGGGAAAGCCGCCGCCCAGGTGATCGGCAAAACGACAACCGCCGCACTTCTGATCGATGGGCTCGAAATTGGCGGGCTGAAGGGTGAGGCCCTCGCCGTTGCCGCGGGCACCGGCGCGCTCCTGCGCAATTACGATTTCGATCTCTATCGCAAGAAGACCGCGAAGAAGGACAAGAAGGTTCTTTCGTCTTTTGCGATCATCGGGTCGGGCCTTGAGAAGGCATCTGAGAAAATGGACGCCGAGAAGGCGGTTGTTGAAGGCGTATTCTTTGCCCGCGACCTCGTCACCGAGCCGCCAAATGTGCTGCACCCGGAAAGTTATGCCGAGCGCTGCCGCGAGCTTGAAAAGCTCGGCGTGAAGGTCACGATCCTTGATGAAGCTGACATGGCCAAGCTCGGCATGAACACGCTGCTTGGCGTCGGGCAGGGCTCGACTAAAGGCTCGCGCCTTGCCGTCATGGAATGGAAGGGCGGCGGTGATGAAGCCCCGCTCGCCTTTATCGGCAAGGGCGTTACCTTCGATACGGGCGGGATTTCCCTCAAACCCGGTGACGGCATGTGGGACATGAAATTCGACATGGGCGGCTCTGCGGCTGTTGTCGGCGCAATGATGGCGCTGGCGGGCCGCAAGGCGAAGGCCAATGTCGTTGGCCTTGTCGGCCTTGTTGAGAACATGCCTGACGGCGATGCTCAGCGTCCGGCGGATGTCGTGACCTCGATGTCCGGCCAGACGGTTGAGGTCCTCAACACCGATGCGGAAGGCCGACTGGTCCTTGCTGATGTGCTGACCTATGCGCAGAAATTCCACAAGCCGCGTGCCATGGTCGATCTTGCGACCCTGACCGGCGCCATCATCATCAGCCTTGCGCATGAATATGGCGGGCTCTTCACCAAGGATGATGCGTTTGCGGAAAGCCTTCTGTCCTCCGCGAAGACGGCGGGCGAAGAGCTGTGGCGGATGCCGCTTGGCAAGGCGCATGACGAGATGATCAAATCCGACATCGCCGACATGAAGAATATCGGCGGCCGGGAAGGGGGCTCGTCTTCTGCGGCTGCTTTCCTTGCGCGGTTTGTCGAGGACGATATTCCGTGGGCGCACCTTGATATCGCGGGCACCGCATGGGCGACCAAAGACGCCGATGTCTGGCCGAAGGGGGCAACCGGTTACGGTGTGCGCCTGCTCGATCAGTTCGTGCGCGACGGCTACGAAGGGTGA
- a CDS encoding ATP-dependent helicase: protein MTPPSLSERARAGLAATDMDDPPYLAPLNPPQREAVLTTEGPVLMLAGAGTGKTRALTTRLAHLIATGRAGPGDILAVTFTNKAAREMKERIGELIGEAVEGMRWLGTFHSIGAQILRIHAEIVGLKSSFTIIDTDDQIRLCKQVIAAEGLDEKRWTGRGFAGLLDDWKNRGLTPGEVPADEAHKFGDGRAIKLYRAYQERLISLNAADFGDLLVHNLTIFRKAPDVLARYHRRFRYILVDEYQDTNIAQYLWLRLLARDAEGKSGGNICVVGDDDQSIYGWRGAEVANILRFEKDFPGAKVIRLEQNYRSTPSILAAASAIIDHNSNRLGKTLWTDVPDGPKVKLRGVWDADEEARQVTDDIEAEQTKGRRLSDMAVLVRASFQMRSFEERFNTAGIPYRVVGGPRFYEREETRDALAYLRLVRNPDDDLSFTRIINKPRRGFGDKAVQTLNIAAREMRVSLTEAGRRLLETDEMRGKARTSLARFLEQLRQWQAMAETTPPSELSETVLEESGYTDFWRNQKTIQSAGKLENLKELTRAAGEFDTLEGYLDHVSLVAERPAESSDGEVWLMTLHAAKGLEYPVVFLPGWEEEIFPSGRSVNENGQDGLEEERRLAYVGITRAREDCRISFAANRQVYGRWQSALPSRFIDELPEEHVEVMSEPGLYGVKAKEMPAYSRFDQVAASDGGYDTPGWKRARSSRPRNPAPAIDGSSRLIASSVGGTSPFKTGERVFHQKFGYGEVKGADGNKLDVAFEKAGQKKVIASFLIAADEV, encoded by the coding sequence ATGACACCCCCCTCGCTTTCCGAGCGGGCCCGCGCCGGGCTCGCCGCCACCGACATGGATGATCCGCCCTATCTGGCGCCGCTGAACCCGCCGCAGCGCGAGGCCGTGCTGACGACCGAAGGGCCGGTTCTGATGCTGGCCGGCGCCGGCACGGGCAAGACCCGCGCACTGACCACCCGTCTCGCCCACCTGATCGCGACCGGGCGCGCAGGTCCCGGCGACATCCTCGCTGTGACCTTCACCAACAAGGCGGCGCGCGAGATGAAGGAGCGCATCGGCGAGCTGATCGGCGAAGCGGTCGAGGGGATGCGCTGGCTCGGCACGTTCCACTCGATCGGCGCGCAGATCCTCCGTATCCATGCAGAAATTGTCGGGCTGAAATCCTCCTTCACCATCATCGACACGGATGACCAGATCCGGCTGTGCAAGCAGGTGATCGCCGCCGAGGGGCTCGATGAAAAACGCTGGACCGGCAGAGGGTTTGCGGGGCTGCTCGATGACTGGAAGAACCGCGGGCTGACCCCCGGCGAGGTGCCCGCCGATGAGGCGCATAAATTCGGCGACGGGCGGGCGATCAAGCTCTACCGCGCCTATCAGGAGCGGCTGATTTCTCTCAATGCCGCCGATTTCGGTGACCTCCTCGTCCATAACCTGACGATCTTCCGCAAGGCGCCGGATGTGCTGGCGCGCTATCACCGGCGGTTCCGCTATATTCTGGTTGACGAATATCAGGACACGAACATTGCGCAATATCTGTGGCTGCGGCTGCTGGCGCGCGATGCGGAGGGCAAGAGCGGCGGGAATATCTGTGTCGTCGGCGATGACGACCAGTCGATCTATGGCTGGCGCGGCGCGGAGGTTGCGAACATTCTGCGGTTCGAGAAGGATTTTCCCGGCGCGAAAGTGATCCGGCTGGAGCAGAATTACCGCTCGACGCCGTCGATCCTCGCCGCCGCTTCGGCGATCATCGATCATAATTCGAACCGGCTGGGCAAAACCTTGTGGACGGATGTGCCCGACGGCCCAAAGGTCAAGCTGCGCGGGGTCTGGGACGCCGATGAGGAAGCCCGTCAGGTGACGGACGATATCGAGGCGGAGCAGACCAAGGGACGCAGGCTTTCCGACATGGCGGTGCTGGTCCGCGCGTCCTTCCAGATGCGGTCATTCGAGGAACGGTTCAACACGGCGGGCATCCCCTACCGCGTCGTTGGCGGTCCACGATTCTATGAGCGGGAGGAGACGCGCGACGCGCTCGCTTACCTGCGGCTGGTCAGGAACCCGGATGATGATCTCAGCTTTACACGGATCATCAACAAGCCGCGCCGGGGCTTCGGGGACAAGGCGGTCCAGACGCTCAATATCGCCGCGCGGGAAATGCGGGTCAGCCTGACCGAAGCGGGCCGGCGCCTGCTTGAGACCGATGAAATGCGCGGCAAGGCGAGAACCAGTCTTGCGCGCTTCCTTGAACAGCTTCGCCAGTGGCAGGCCATGGCCGAGACGACCCCACCGAGTGAGCTGTCAGAGACCGTGCTCGAAGAGTCGGGGTATACGGATTTCTGGCGCAACCAGAAAACGATCCAGAGCGCAGGCAAGCTTGAGAACCTCAAGGAACTGACCCGCGCGGCGGGTGAGTTCGATACGCTTGAGGGTTATCTCGATCATGTCAGCCTAGTTGCCGAACGCCCTGCGGAAAGCAGCGACGGCGAGGTCTGGTTGATGACCCTTCATGCGGCGAAGGGGCTTGAATATCCGGTCGTCTTCCTGCCCGGCTGGGAGGAGGAAATCTTCCCCTCCGGTCGCTCGGTGAATGAGAACGGGCAGGACGGGCTCGAGGAGGAACGGCGGCTCGCTTATGTCGGGATCACCCGCGCGCGGGAGGATTGCCGGATCAGCTTTGCGGCCAACCGGCAGGTTTATGGCCGCTGGCAATCCGCCCTGCCCTCGCGCTTTATCGACGAGCTGCCCGAGGAGCATGTCGAGGTGATGTCCGAACCCGGACTATATGGCGTGAAGGCAAAGGAAATGCCGGCCTATTCGCGCTTTGATCAAGTGGCGGCAAGCGATGGCGGCTATGACACGCCGGGCTGGAAACGCGCGCGCAGCTCCCGCCCGCGCAATCCGGCGCCCGCGATTGACGGCTCATCCCGGCTGATTGCAAGTTCTGTCGGCGGGACCAGCCCCTTCAAGACGGGCGAGCGCGTCTTTCACCAGAAATTCGGTTATGGCGAGGTCAAGGGCGCGGATGGCAACAAGCTCGATGTCGCCTTTGAGAAAGCCGGGCAGAAGAAAGTGATCGCCAGCTTCCTGATCGCAGCGGACGAGGTTTAG
- a CDS encoding LptF/LptG family permease, with translation MRNPIRLYFTYLVQRTLFGVIGLFAVIWLLVVSVDLVEAMREVGKVEDAGFSEAIRMTLFRTPQLILTLSPFVFLFGTLWAFGQMAKSSEVAVMRAAGLSVWRLVAAPVALSIFAGITTILVFDPVAADLAGRAQTIKNEIRGKKSNMVEPLRDGIWLRQDNGRYAAIVHASGYDTDTQMLSNVTVWRHTEDGVFIDRWDAPTGEVQATNFVLRNVRRTTQHQEKEPIRPVETLPISIDLRTLREDVAKEEALSIWALPEFIRVMSNAGMSTIEYKLRYQDLWSLPIRLAAMALIACAFALGMNARAGGTAALMGVGIATGFALFILSELSTAIARANIVPIIIASWAPSLLAVVFAVTLLLYREDG, from the coding sequence ATGAGAAATCCGATCCGCCTTTATTTCACCTATCTTGTTCAGCGTACGTTGTTCGGCGTCATCGGCCTCTTTGCGGTGATCTGGCTGCTCGTCGTCTCGGTCGATCTCGTCGAAGCGATGCGCGAAGTTGGCAAGGTCGAGGATGCAGGCTTTTCCGAAGCCATCCGCATGACATTGTTCAGGACGCCGCAGCTGATCCTGACACTGTCGCCCTTCGTCTTCCTGTTTGGCACCCTCTGGGCCTTCGGGCAGATGGCCAAATCCTCCGAGGTCGCCGTGATGCGCGCCGCAGGATTGTCAGTCTGGCGGCTGGTCGCCGCACCCGTTGCTCTTTCAATCTTTGCCGGGATTACGACGATCCTCGTCTTTGATCCGGTGGCAGCGGACCTCGCCGGGCGCGCACAGACCATCAAGAATGAAATCCGCGGCAAAAAATCCAACATGGTCGAACCGCTACGCGATGGGATCTGGTTGCGTCAGGATAATGGCCGCTATGCCGCGATCGTTCATGCGAGCGGATACGATACCGACACTCAGATGCTGTCGAATGTCACCGTCTGGCGTCACACAGAAGATGGGGTCTTCATCGACCGTTGGGATGCGCCAACGGGCGAGGTTCAGGCCACGAATTTTGTCTTGCGGAATGTCCGACGCACGACCCAACATCAGGAAAAAGAGCCGATCCGCCCGGTCGAGACCCTGCCGATCTCCATCGACCTTCGGACCTTGAGAGAAGACGTCGCCAAGGAAGAGGCCCTGTCGATCTGGGCTTTGCCCGAATTTATTCGAGTCATGTCGAATGCCGGCATGTCCACGATCGAGTATAAATTGCGATATCAGGACCTGTGGTCCCTGCCGATCCGGCTTGCCGCCATGGCATTGATCGCTTGCGCCTTTGCATTAGGGATGAATGCCCGCGCTGGGGGGACAGCCGCCTTGATGGGAGTGGGCATTGCCACCGGATTTGCCCTCTTTATCCTCTCCGAGTTATCCACTGCGATCGCCCGCGCGAATATTGTGCCCATAATTATCGCCTCTTGGGCCCCAAGTCTTCTTGCGGTTGTCTTCGCAGTAACCCTTCTGTTGTATCGCGAAGACGGTTAG
- a CDS encoding glucokinase, which yields MEPAKKQDPLVLVADIGGTNARFALMDERGDVVRTETRQVAEYPTFLDALDAFLEHGGEHPTRASFAVAGPVTDGHAAFTNSPWTIDRAQLRDRKGFDECLVINDFRALSAYALSPPLGDLLQIKPGQPIADAPVLVIGPGTGLGQSLAVPDVDNIVTVPTEGGHVVLAASTDEEDRLIELMEDELGRAVTGEDVVSGSGLERLHRAMLTAKGQEIGKFSAPDITQGALAGDPMALATVNQFLLFLGTLASNAALSTGARRGVLLAGGILPRVREILVKSGFTERFIGESPMADYLRRIPVHLIIAGDAALRGAYVALRRAEQGTCATPM from the coding sequence ATGGAACCGGCCAAAAAGCAGGACCCGCTGGTCCTTGTCGCTGATATTGGCGGCACCAATGCCCGGTTCGCCCTCATGGATGAGCGAGGCGATGTCGTCCGCACAGAAACACGTCAGGTCGCGGAATATCCAACATTCCTGGATGCGCTCGATGCTTTCCTCGAGCATGGCGGCGAGCACCCGACGCGGGCGAGTTTTGCGGTCGCGGGGCCGGTCACCGATGGCCATGCCGCTTTTACGAATTCCCCCTGGACGATCGACCGGGCACAGCTTCGGGACCGCAAGGGGTTTGATGAGTGCCTTGTCATCAATGATTTCCGTGCGCTGAGCGCTTATGCGCTCTCACCGCCGCTGGGTGATCTTTTGCAGATCAAACCGGGCCAACCGATTGCCGATGCACCGGTTCTCGTCATTGGCCCAGGAACGGGGCTTGGTCAGAGCCTTGCTGTCCCTGATGTCGACAATATCGTCACGGTGCCGACGGAAGGCGGGCATGTCGTGCTTGCAGCTTCGACGGATGAAGAAGACCGGCTGATCGAGTTGATGGAAGATGAGCTGGGCCGCGCCGTCACGGGCGAGGATGTCGTCTCCGGCTCCGGTCTCGAGCGCCTCCACCGCGCCATGCTGACGGCGAAGGGGCAGGAGATCGGCAAGTTCTCTGCGCCCGATATCACCCAAGGGGCCCTTGCCGGTGATCCGATGGCGCTCGCCACCGTCAACCAGTTCCTTTTGTTCCTCGGCACGCTGGCGAGTAACGCCGCGCTCTCGACCGGCGCGCGCCGCGGCGTCCTTCTTGCCGGCGGTATTCTGCCGCGCGTCCGGGAGATTCTGGTCAAGAGCGGTTTCACCGAGCGCTTCATCGGCGAAAGTCCGATGGCGGATTACCTTCGCCGCATTCCGGTCCATCTGATCATTGCGGGCGATGCCGCGCTGCGCGGCGCCTATGTTGCGCTTCGCCGCGCCGAGCAGGGCACCTGCGCCACCCCGATGTAA
- a CDS encoding YceI family protein produces the protein MKSLGAALLSLSLVAACASLPEVTPAGELDLTLREVVASRAYAINPETTEVSFVAGPSPAGLVHGRFAAFDGELTVNDALTGDAVLGTVLDVKSAEMQNEIFRDLLLGPGWFEADVWPQARFEGRLAGWAEDGSGIVKGTMTIRNIAREQAFRLILTCERVETCPERAVGFEGHMVLDRTEFGMTRMPGLIGRDVQITVTGQLIME, from the coding sequence GTGAAGTCACTCGGCGCAGCGTTGCTCTCTTTGAGCCTTGTTGCGGCCTGCGCCAGCCTGCCGGAGGTAACTCCGGCAGGGGAGCTTGATCTCACCTTGCGTGAAGTCGTTGCTTCGCGCGCCTATGCCATCAATCCGGAGACGACGGAGGTCTCCTTTGTGGCGGGGCCGAGCCCTGCGGGGCTCGTCCACGGCCGCTTTGCCGCCTTTGATGGGGAGCTCACTGTCAATGATGCACTGACCGGAGACGCTGTTCTTGGCACCGTTCTCGATGTGAAGAGCGCCGAGATGCAGAACGAGATCTTTCGCGATCTGCTGCTCGGGCCCGGCTGGTTCGAGGCTGATGTGTGGCCGCAAGCGCGCTTTGAAGGCCGGCTCGCCGGATGGGCCGAAGACGGCTCAGGGATCGTCAAAGGCACGATGACAATCCGGAATATCGCACGAGAGCAGGCATTTCGTCTCATTCTCACTTGCGAGAGGGTCGAAACCTGTCCAGAACGCGCCGTCGGTTTTGAGGGCCATATGGTCCTTGACCGCACGGAATTTGGCATGACGCGAATGCCCGGCCTCATTGGACGCGACGTTCAGATCACGGTCACAGGGCAACTGATCATGGAGTGA
- a CDS encoding LptF/LptG family permease, protein MKSVIVSKSVATELNRLDRYIFKQGAQPFLLILLCTTAVIWLTQILQRVDLMVDDGGSLTSFLKVTVLLLPSLVGVILPFALLAAVLYALNQFSSDNELPVMKAAGASRLRLARPMIFLSMLAGLAVLWINLDLQPRSYRVMKDTIELVRSDIARSFIRAGVFAEVTDGITVYAEEVRPGDQYIGLFIHDETDPNEIKTYTAERGVFQMTTSGPKLLLVRSTAQYYIPATGQIDMVRFSETAVDLASFRTEGEERHLDGTERYVGELLNPDMSSEYDATRAGRFIAEGHSRLATPLYAPAFAFIALSFLLTAPVSRRGHGRQLIYAIAIAVALRTGGYILQSAGDTRPVINMLQYLLPLSAILASLVHLSGKFWMIKRRPAPDLSAVLEHPEELSGDLKEATA, encoded by the coding sequence GTGAAGAGCGTCATCGTTTCAAAGTCAGTTGCCACCGAATTGAACCGTCTCGACCGATATATCTTCAAGCAGGGCGCACAGCCATTCCTGCTTATTCTCCTGTGCACCACAGCTGTCATCTGGCTCACGCAGATCCTTCAGCGCGTGGACCTGATGGTCGATGATGGTGGCTCGCTGACCTCCTTTTTGAAAGTCACGGTGCTGCTGTTGCCAAGCCTTGTCGGGGTCATCCTGCCCTTCGCGCTGCTGGCGGCGGTGCTTTATGCGCTCAACCAGTTCTCCTCTGACAATGAGTTGCCAGTGATGAAGGCTGCCGGGGCCAGCCGACTGCGCCTTGCCCGCCCGATGATCTTTCTTTCCATGCTCGCAGGTCTTGCTGTCCTCTGGATCAATCTTGATCTGCAGCCGCGCAGCTACCGGGTGATGAAGGACACGATTGAGTTGGTGCGCTCTGATATTGCGCGCAGCTTCATCCGCGCCGGGGTCTTTGCCGAAGTGACGGACGGTATCACCGTTTATGCCGAGGAGGTCCGTCCGGGCGATCAGTATATCGGCCTCTTCATCCATGATGAGACCGACCCCAACGAGATCAAGACCTATACGGCCGAGCGCGGCGTCTTCCAGATGACGACCTCCGGCCCCAAGCTTCTCCTCGTGCGCAGTACGGCACAATATTACATTCCCGCGACCGGCCAGATCGACATGGTTCGCTTTTCCGAAACGGCTGTCGACCTCGCCTCTTTCCGTACGGAAGGCGAAGAGCGTCATCTCGACGGCACAGAGCGCTATGTCGGCGAGCTGCTAAACCCGGACATGTCGAGCGAATATGACGCCACTCGCGCCGGACGGTTTATCGCCGAAGGGCATTCACGATTGGCAACGCCTCTTTATGCGCCTGCCTTTGCCTTTATCGCGCTTTCGTTCCTGTTGACCGCGCCTGTTTCGAGACGAGGCCATGGTCGACAGCTTATCTATGCGATTGCGATTGCCGTTGCGTTGCGGACCGGCGGCTACATTCTGCAGAGCGCGGGCGATACGCGGCCTGTAATCAACATGCTGCAATATCTCCTGCCCTTGAGTGCGATCCTCGCAAGCCTTGTCCATCTTTCGGGCAAGTTCTGGATGATCAAACGCCGCCCTGCCCCTGATCTCAGCGCCGTGCTTGAGCACCCCGAAGAGCTGTCGGGTGACCTCAAGGAGGCGACGGCATGA
- a CDS encoding helix-turn-helix domain-containing protein: MVHPIDLHVGQRLRQRRCLLGMTQQKLAESVGIKFQQIQKYESGANRVSASRLWALAEALEVPVSHFFEGLSKDDKADHFQGEYEVPEGDRPSIAPEVFSSKETIDLVRAYYNLKEGPRRRLLDLAKTLAGAA; the protein is encoded by the coding sequence ATGGTACATCCGATTGATCTTCATGTGGGCCAGCGTCTGCGCCAGCGCCGCTGCCTTTTGGGCATGACTCAGCAGAAACTGGCCGAAAGCGTCGGCATCAAGTTCCAGCAGATCCAGAAATACGAAAGCGGTGCCAACCGGGTTTCCGCTTCCCGCCTCTGGGCTCTTGCCGAAGCGCTTGAAGTGCCGGTGAGCCATTTCTTCGAAGGGCTGTCAAAAGACGACAAGGCGGATCATTTCCAGGGCGAATATGAAGTGCCTGAAGGCGATCGTCCGTCAATTGCACCGGAGGTCTTTTCCTCGAAAGAGACCATCGATCTCGTCCGCGCCTACTACAACCTCAAAGAAGGTCCGCGCCGTCGTCTCCTCGACCTCGCAAAGACCCTCGCCGGCGCCGCCTAA